Proteins from one Flammeovirgaceae bacterium genomic window:
- the pfkA gene encoding 6-phosphofructokinase: MGQINKIQKLGVFTSGGDAPGMNAAIRAVVRTGIYYQKEVYGIMRGYEGMIEGDMAKLGARSVGNILQRGGTILKTARSKAFLTPEGRKMAFENLRKNGIDGLVAIGGDGTFAGLCQFQKEFGMPAICIPGTIDNDIAGTDYTIGFDTATNTAVQAIDRIRDTALSHNRLFFIEVMGRNSGYIALYSGMAGGAGAIVIPEENLTFNELFQMLGKGAETGRKSNLVVVAEGSTLGGANELARKVAARSDYFDIKVTVLGHQQRGGTPTYFDRVLATKMGVAAVEGLLHGKTNAMVGFRENKIVYNPYETVMHHRHEITEDSLRMARILSI; this comes from the coding sequence ATGGGCCAAATCAACAAAATACAAAAGCTTGGGGTGTTCACCTCGGGTGGCGATGCACCGGGAATGAACGCGGCCATCAGGGCGGTTGTCCGCACGGGCATCTACTACCAAAAGGAAGTATACGGCATCATGAGGGGATATGAAGGCATGATCGAGGGGGATATGGCAAAACTCGGGGCCCGGTCGGTGGGCAACATCCTGCAGCGGGGAGGCACCATTCTAAAAACCGCGCGCAGCAAAGCATTCCTCACCCCGGAAGGGAGGAAAATGGCATTTGAAAACCTAAGGAAAAACGGAATAGATGGGCTGGTGGCCATTGGCGGTGACGGCACCTTTGCAGGGCTTTGCCAATTCCAAAAAGAGTTTGGCATGCCTGCCATTTGTATCCCGGGCACGATCGACAATGATATTGCCGGCACCGATTATACCATAGGGTTCGATACGGCCACCAATACGGCAGTGCAAGCCATCGACCGGATCAGGGACACGGCCTTGTCGCACAACCGGTTGTTTTTTATAGAGGTGATGGGAAGGAACTCTGGATATATTGCCCTTTACAGCGGCATGGCGGGCGGGGCCGGGGCGATAGTCATACCCGAAGAAAACCTGACGTTTAATGAACTGTTCCAAATGCTCGGAAAGGGCGCGGAGACGGGAAGGAAGTCAAACCTGGTGGTGGTGGCCGAAGGCTCCACCCTGGGCGGGGCCAATGAACTGGCCAGGAAAGTGGCGGCCCGTTCCGATTATTTCGACATTAAGGTAACGGTCCTCGGCCATCAGCAAAGGGGCGGCACGCCTACTTATTTTGACCGGGTGCTGGCCACCAAAATGGGCGTGGCCGCGGTGGAAGGGTTGCTCCATGGCAAAACCAACGCCATGGTGGGTTTCCGTGAAAACAAAATTGTTTACAACCCCTATGAAACGGTAATGCACCACCGGCATGAAATCACGGAGGATTCCCTGCGCATGGCCAGGA